In one Streptomyces sp. T12 genomic region, the following are encoded:
- a CDS encoding abortive phage infection protein — protein sequence MEKTKGISRARFLAGAAAVGLAGAVLPAGQAAATGREPERRGLKRKGLKHRGVVYTLGEGETPGTAWSAARMREDVRVIRDELHADTLDVTGDGVDRLTATAAEAAERGLHVWLQPTLGDVPERDILESIAECGRFAERLRRQGASVDFSVGCEFWLFVPGIVPGETVLDRVDNLLKGTVDMAQMQRRLARFTAKAAAVGRSVFHGRLSYAAAQDEEFEPVDWNLFDIVGIDYYSSHRQHADYVRELRRYLRWGKPLAITEFGTCAYVGAPEAGGMGWNIVDYTKEPNEIKGDLVRSERTQAAYMVDLLEVFESMGLYAAMAFEFVTPDAPHRPDNPRYDLDLASYAITKPIKDRPDDPASDWHWEPKKAFHALARHYRRCAQSQ from the coding sequence ATGGAGAAGACCAAGGGGATCAGCAGGGCACGATTTCTGGCGGGGGCGGCGGCCGTCGGGCTGGCGGGGGCGGTGCTGCCCGCGGGGCAGGCCGCGGCGACCGGACGGGAGCCGGAGCGCAGGGGGCTGAAGCGCAAGGGGCTGAAGCACAGGGGCGTCGTCTACACCCTCGGGGAGGGCGAGACACCCGGGACCGCGTGGAGTGCCGCCCGGATGCGCGAGGACGTCCGGGTGATCCGCGACGAACTGCACGCCGACACCCTCGACGTCACCGGCGACGGCGTCGACCGCCTCACCGCCACGGCCGCCGAGGCCGCCGAACGGGGGCTGCACGTCTGGCTCCAGCCGACCCTGGGGGACGTACCGGAGCGGGACATCCTGGAGAGCATCGCCGAGTGCGGCCGGTTCGCGGAGCGGCTGCGCCGGCAGGGCGCGAGCGTCGACTTCAGCGTGGGCTGCGAGTTCTGGCTGTTCGTGCCGGGGATCGTGCCGGGGGAGACGGTCCTGGACCGGGTCGACAACCTCCTCAAGGGCACGGTCGACATGGCGCAGATGCAGCGCCGCCTGGCCCGCTTCACCGCGAAGGCGGCGGCCGTCGGGCGCTCCGTCTTCCACGGCCGGCTGAGCTACGCCGCCGCGCAGGACGAGGAGTTCGAACCGGTCGACTGGAACCTCTTCGACATCGTCGGTATCGACTACTACTCGTCCCATCGCCAACACGCCGACTACGTACGGGAGTTGCGTCGCTATCTGCGCTGGGGCAAGCCCCTGGCCATCACCGAGTTCGGCACGTGCGCGTACGTCGGTGCTCCCGAGGCCGGCGGCATGGGCTGGAACATCGTCGACTACACCAAGGAGCCCAACGAGATCAAGGGCGACCTGGTGCGCAGTGAGCGCACACAGGCCGCCTACATGGTCGATCTGCTGGAGGTCTTCGAGTCGATGGGCCTGTACGCGGCGATGGCCTTCGAGTTCGTCACCCCGGACGCCCCACACCGCCCCGACAACCCTCGCTACGACCTCGATCTGGCGAGCTACGCCATCACCAAGCCGATCAAGGACCGCCCCGACGACCCGGCCTCGGACTGGCACTGGGAACCGAAAAAGGCGTTCCACGCGCTGGCCCGCCACTACCGCAGGTGTGCTCAGTCGCAGTAG
- the bla gene encoding class A beta-lactamase has translation MTRRKLLTAATAATAVALTAGIPAHATPGDDDVTARLRALEEQHGARLGVFAHNLATKRTVCHRADERFPVCSLFKTLAAAAVLRDLDRDGEVLAKRIHYTAADLVENSKETEKHLATGMTVGELADVAIRFSDNTAGNLLLRELGGPTAVTRFARSLGDPVTRLDRWETELNSAEPWRVTDTTSPRAIGRTYARLVLGNALNRPDRDLLTHWLLNNTTSGNRLRAGLPKTWAIADKTGGGFYGTNNDVGIAWTEDGTPLVLAVQTTKPEQDAALDHALIVETAALLAETLS, from the coding sequence ATGACCCGACGCAAGCTGCTGACGGCCGCCACCGCCGCCACCGCGGTTGCCCTGACAGCGGGCATTCCCGCCCACGCCACCCCCGGCGACGACGACGTCACCGCCCGCCTCCGCGCGCTGGAGGAGCAACACGGCGCCCGGCTGGGCGTGTTCGCCCACAATCTCGCCACCAAGCGGACCGTCTGCCACCGCGCCGACGAACGGTTCCCGGTCTGCTCCCTCTTCAAGACCCTGGCGGCCGCGGCCGTACTGCGCGACCTGGACCGGGACGGCGAGGTCCTCGCCAAGCGCATCCACTACACGGCGGCCGACCTGGTCGAGAACTCCAAGGAGACCGAGAAGCACCTCGCCACCGGCATGACCGTCGGCGAACTCGCCGACGTGGCCATCCGGTTCAGCGACAACACGGCCGGAAACCTCCTCCTGCGCGAACTCGGCGGCCCCACCGCCGTCACCCGCTTCGCCCGCTCCCTCGGCGACCCGGTGACCCGCCTCGACCGCTGGGAGACGGAGCTGAACTCGGCTGAGCCGTGGCGTGTCACGGACACCACGAGCCCCCGCGCGATCGGCCGCACCTACGCCCGCCTCGTCCTCGGCAACGCCCTGAACCGCCCCGACCGCGACCTCCTCACCCACTGGCTGCTGAACAACACCACCAGCGGCAACCGCCTCCGCGCCGGCCTGCCCAAGACATGGGCGATCGCGGACAAGACAGGCGGCGGCTTCTACGGCACGAACAACGACGTGGGGATCGCCTGGACCGAGGACGGCACACCGCTCGTCCTGGCGGTCCAGACGACGAAGCCGGAGCAGGACGCGGCGCTGGACCACGCCCTGATCGTCGAGACGGCGGCGCTCCTGGCGGAAACGCTCAGCTGA
- a CDS encoding protein-tyrosine phosphatase family protein, which yields MTDSEKHWDERGPGVLRLPSGRLVRGRGLRRPLEPGAPTPSYGVYLLAKPPPEVPWESHWIRWPDFRLPADRAAARTALAEAWKRAAAERVEIACGGGRGRTGTALACLAVLDGVPAEEAVDFVRRGYDRHAVETPWQRRYVRRFS from the coding sequence GTGACCGACAGCGAGAAGCACTGGGACGAGCGGGGACCGGGCGTACTCCGGCTGCCCTCCGGGCGACTGGTCCGCGGCCGGGGGCTGCGCCGTCCCCTCGAACCGGGTGCGCCGACCCCGTCGTACGGCGTCTATCTCCTGGCCAAGCCACCCCCCGAAGTCCCCTGGGAATCCCACTGGATCCGCTGGCCCGACTTCCGCCTCCCGGCCGACCGTGCGGCCGCCCGCACCGCACTCGCCGAGGCCTGGAAGCGGGCCGCCGCCGAACGCGTGGAGATCGCGTGCGGCGGCGGTCGCGGCCGTACGGGGACGGCACTGGCGTGTCTGGCGGTGCTGGACGGCGTACCGGCCGAGGAGGCCGTGGACTTCGTGCGGCGGGGCTACGACCGGCACGCCGTGGAGACGCCGTGGCAGCGGCGTTACGTGCGGCGCTTCAGCTGA
- a CDS encoding SigE family RNA polymerase sigma factor: MQAEQEAQFQEFVRARWSHLVRTAYLLTGDAHHAEDLTQTALAKAYRSWRRVARADNPEAYVRRMLVSCNSDRFRKRRVAESLTAAPPETAGREAGYAGVDERGALLGALAQLPPKQRAVVVMRYWEDLSEGEVADVLGCSVGTVKSQASKGLAKLRTYPGLARMTPSGQGGSR, from the coding sequence ATGCAGGCCGAACAAGAGGCCCAGTTCCAGGAATTCGTCAGGGCACGGTGGTCCCACCTGGTGCGGACCGCGTATCTGCTCACGGGCGACGCGCACCATGCCGAGGACCTGACGCAGACGGCGCTGGCGAAGGCGTACCGCTCATGGCGGCGGGTGGCACGCGCCGACAATCCGGAAGCGTATGTCCGGCGCATGCTGGTCAGTTGCAACAGTGACCGGTTCCGCAAGCGGCGGGTCGCCGAGTCGCTGACCGCCGCGCCACCGGAGACGGCGGGGCGCGAGGCGGGCTACGCGGGCGTGGACGAGCGGGGCGCGCTGCTCGGCGCGCTCGCCCAACTGCCGCCCAAACAGCGGGCGGTGGTCGTCATGCGCTATTGGGAGGACCTGTCAGAGGGGGAGGTGGCCGACGTGCTCGGCTGCTCCGTCGGCACGGTCAAGAGCCAGGCGTCGAAGGGGCTGGCGAAGTTGCGTACGTATCCGGGGCTCGCTCGGATGACGCCGTCCGGGCAGGGAGGCAGCAGGTGA
- a CDS encoding helix-turn-helix transcriptional regulator encodes MPEEQRLRTLVALRRVRDRMDREYAQPLDVEALARGVHMSAGHLSREFKIAYGESPYGYLMTRRIERAMALLRRGDLSVTEVCFEVGCSSLGTFSTRFTELVGMSPSAYRRQAADATAGMPSCVAKQVTRPLRNRAAPFSLAAAVNGAVPAGEPRP; translated from the coding sequence ATGCCTGAGGAACAGCGCCTGCGCACCCTCGTCGCGCTGCGCCGCGTCCGCGACCGGATGGACCGGGAGTACGCGCAGCCGCTGGACGTCGAGGCGCTCGCGCGCGGCGTGCACATGTCGGCCGGGCACCTCAGCCGCGAGTTCAAGATCGCCTATGGCGAGTCGCCGTACGGCTACCTGATGACCCGGCGCATCGAGCGCGCGATGGCGCTGCTGCGCCGGGGCGACCTCAGCGTCACCGAGGTCTGTTTCGAGGTCGGCTGCTCGTCGCTGGGCACCTTCAGCACGCGCTTCACGGAGCTGGTCGGCATGTCGCCCAGCGCGTACCGGCGCCAGGCGGCGGACGCGACGGCGGGGATGCCGTCGTGCGTGGCGAAGCAGGTGACCAGGCCGCTGAGGAACCGGGCGGCGCCGTTCAGCCTGGCGGCCGCGGTCAACGGAGCGGTGCCGGCCGGCGAGCCGCGGCCGTAG
- a CDS encoding excinuclease ABC subunit UvrA, giving the protein MTEPHVADSHDLIRVHGARENNLKDVSIEIPKRRLTVFTGVSGSGKSSLVFDTIAAESQRLINETYSAFLQGFMPNLARPEVDVLDGLTTAITVDQQRMGSDPRSTVGTATDANAMLRILFSRLGKPHIGPPGAYSFNVASVSASGGFTVDRGADKTKTEKVSFSRTGGMCTHCEGRGTVSDIDLTQLFDEAKSLSEDPFTIPTYTGDGWVVRVIAESGFFDKEKPIRQYTKKERHDFLYREPTKVKINGINLTYEGLIPKIQKTFLAKDRESMQPHIRAFVDRAVTFTECPECDGTRLSELARSSKIGKVNIADACSMEIRDLAEWARGIEEPSVAPLLAKLQHTLDSLVEIGLGYLSLDRASGTLSGGEAQRTKMIRHLGSSLTDVTYVFDEPTIGLHPHDIQRMNNLLLRLRDKGNTVLVVEHKPETIAIADHVVDLGPGAGTAGGTVCFEGTLEGLRASDTVTGRHLGDRAALKETVRKATGTLPIRGATANNLQNVDVDIPLGVLCVVTGVAGSGKSSLVHGSIPAPEGVVSVDQTPIRGSRRSNPATYTGLLDPIRKTFAKVNGVKPALFSANSEGACPTCNGAGVIYTDLAIMQSVATTCEDCEGKRFDASVLEYHLGGRDISEVLAMSVTEAEEFFRAGEARIPAAHKIVERMADVGLGYLTLGQPLTTLSGGERQRLKLAVHMADKGGVYVLDEPTTGLHLADVEQLLGLLDRLVDSGKSVIVIEHHQAVMAHADWIIDLGPGAGHDGGRIVFEGTPADLVAERSTLTGEHLAAYVGG; this is encoded by the coding sequence ATGACCGAGCCGCACGTTGCCGACAGCCACGACCTGATCCGGGTACACGGCGCTCGCGAGAACAACCTCAAGGACGTCAGCATCGAGATACCGAAGCGCCGGCTGACGGTGTTCACCGGCGTCTCCGGCTCGGGCAAGAGCTCGCTGGTGTTCGACACGATCGCCGCGGAGTCGCAGCGGCTGATCAACGAGACGTACAGCGCCTTCCTGCAAGGGTTCATGCCGAACCTGGCGCGGCCCGAGGTCGACGTACTGGACGGGCTGACCACGGCCATCACCGTCGACCAGCAGCGGATGGGGTCCGACCCGCGCTCCACCGTCGGCACCGCCACCGACGCCAACGCCATGCTCCGCATCCTCTTCAGCCGGCTCGGCAAGCCGCACATCGGCCCGCCCGGCGCGTACTCCTTCAACGTCGCCTCGGTCTCGGCGAGCGGCGGGTTCACGGTCGACCGCGGTGCCGACAAGACCAAGACCGAGAAGGTGAGCTTCAGCCGCACCGGCGGCATGTGCACGCACTGCGAGGGCCGGGGCACGGTCTCCGACATCGACCTCACCCAGCTGTTCGACGAGGCGAAGTCGCTGTCCGAGGACCCGTTCACCATTCCCACCTACACGGGGGACGGGTGGGTCGTGCGGGTCATCGCCGAATCCGGGTTCTTCGACAAGGAGAAGCCGATCCGGCAGTACACCAAGAAGGAGCGGCACGACTTCCTCTACCGCGAGCCGACCAAGGTGAAGATCAACGGCATCAACCTCACCTACGAGGGGCTGATCCCGAAGATCCAGAAGACCTTCCTCGCCAAGGACCGCGAGTCGATGCAGCCGCACATCCGGGCCTTCGTGGACCGGGCGGTCACCTTCACCGAGTGTCCCGAGTGCGACGGCACCCGGCTCAGCGAGCTGGCCCGCTCCTCGAAGATCGGCAAGGTCAACATCGCCGACGCCTGCTCGATGGAGATCCGCGACCTGGCGGAGTGGGCCCGAGGGATCGAGGAGCCTTCGGTGGCGCCGCTGCTCGCCAAGCTCCAGCACACCCTCGACTCGCTGGTGGAGATCGGCCTCGGCTACCTCTCGCTCGACCGGGCCTCGGGCACGCTCTCCGGCGGCGAGGCGCAGCGCACCAAGATGATCCGCCACCTCGGGTCCTCGCTCACCGACGTGACGTACGTCTTCGACGAGCCGACCATCGGCCTGCACCCGCATGACATCCAGCGGATGAACAACCTGCTGCTGCGCCTGCGCGACAAGGGCAACACCGTGCTGGTCGTGGAGCACAAGCCGGAGACGATCGCCATCGCCGACCACGTCGTCGACCTCGGCCCCGGCGCCGGTACGGCGGGCGGCACCGTCTGCTTCGAGGGCACCTTGGAGGGGCTGCGGGCGAGTGACACCGTCACCGGGCGTCATCTCGGTGACCGGGCCGCGCTGAAGGAGACCGTCCGCAAGGCCACCGGCACGCTCCCGATCCGCGGGGCGACCGCGAACAACCTGCAGAACGTCGACGTCGACATACCGCTCGGCGTGCTCTGCGTCGTCACCGGCGTCGCCGGCTCCGGCAAGAGCTCGCTCGTCCACGGTTCCATCCCGGCCCCGGAGGGCGTGGTCTCCGTCGACCAGACCCCGATCCGCGGCTCCCGGCGCAGCAACCCGGCGACGTACACCGGACTGCTCGACCCGATCCGCAAGACCTTCGCCAAGGTCAACGGCGTGAAGCCGGCGCTGTTCAGCGCCAACTCCGAGGGTGCCTGCCCCACCTGCAACGGCGCCGGTGTCATCTACACCGACCTGGCGATCATGCAGAGCGTCGCCACCACCTGCGAGGACTGCGAGGGCAAGCGGTTCGACGCCTCGGTGCTGGAGTACCACCTCGGCGGCCGGGACATCAGCGAGGTGCTCGCGATGTCGGTGACCGAGGCCGAGGAGTTCTTCCGCGCGGGCGAGGCGCGGATTCCGGCCGCGCACAAGATCGTCGAGCGGATGGCGGACGTCGGGCTCGGCTACCTCACCCTCGGTCAGCCGCTGACCACGCTGTCCGGCGGTGAGCGGCAGCGGCTGAAGCTGGCCGTGCACATGGCCGACAAGGGCGGTGTCTACGTCCTCGACGAGCCGACGACCGGTCTCCATCTCGCCGACGTCGAGCAGCTGCTCGGCCTGCTGGACCGGCTGGTCGACTCCGGCAAGTCGGTCATCGTCATCGAGCACCACCAGGCCGTCATGGCGCACGCCGACTGGATCATCGACCTCGGCCCCGGCGCCGGCCACGACGGCGGCCGGATCGTCTTCGAGGGCACCCCCGCCGACCTCGTCGCCGAGCGCTCCACCCTCACCGGTGAGCACCTCGCGGCCTACGTCGGCGGCTGA
- a CDS encoding VOC family protein, whose amino-acid sequence MDISIHASFLPHDDPEASLAFYRDALGFEVRTDVGQGKMRWITVGPVGQPGTSILLAPPAADPGITEDERRTIVEMMAKGTYGWILLATSNVDDTFEKVQASGAEVVQEPTDQPYGIRDCAFRDPAGNLIRIQARG is encoded by the coding sequence ATGGACATCTCGATTCACGCCAGCTTCCTTCCGCACGACGACCCGGAGGCCTCCCTGGCCTTCTACCGCGACGCCCTCGGCTTCGAGGTCCGCACCGATGTCGGACAGGGCAAGATGCGCTGGATCACGGTCGGCCCCGTCGGCCAGCCCGGCACGTCCATCCTCCTCGCACCCCCCGCCGCCGACCCCGGGATCACCGAGGACGAGCGCCGCACCATCGTCGAGATGATGGCCAAGGGCACCTACGGCTGGATCCTGCTCGCCACCTCCAATGTCGACGACACCTTCGAGAAGGTGCAGGCGAGCGGCGCCGAGGTCGTCCAGGAGCCGACCGACCAGCCGTACGGCATCCGCGACTGCGCCTTCCGTGACCCCGCGGGCAACCTGATCCGTATCCAGGCCCGGGGTTGA
- a CDS encoding FadR/GntR family transcriptional regulator has product MPGQPRNSRTSEESRNSRIQRQVMQLIIDRRLQAGALLPTEAELMDDLGVSRNSVREALKALQALDIVEIRHGYGTYVGQASLTPLIDGLTFRTLARHDHDDSGALAEILQVREVLEEGLIRRVAATVTEGELDRLEAVVSRMEVAGRAGRAFPDLDREFHELLYASLGNDLVPQLLAAFWTVFRRVSGARGRPDDPSPDLTARWHRDIVTALRARDVEGAQRAMTVHFRGIAARAGQGSRGVG; this is encoded by the coding sequence ATGCCCGGGCAGCCCAGGAACAGCCGTACGTCCGAGGAGTCCAGGAACAGCCGGATCCAGCGCCAGGTCATGCAGCTGATCATCGACCGCAGGCTCCAGGCCGGCGCCCTCCTGCCCACCGAGGCCGAGCTCATGGACGACCTCGGCGTCAGCCGCAACTCCGTCCGCGAGGCGCTCAAGGCGCTCCAGGCCCTCGACATCGTGGAGATCAGGCACGGCTACGGCACGTATGTCGGCCAGGCCTCGCTCACGCCGCTGATCGACGGCCTGACCTTCCGCACGCTCGCCCGGCACGACCACGACGACTCGGGCGCGCTCGCCGAGATCCTTCAGGTGCGGGAGGTGCTGGAGGAGGGGCTGATCCGGCGGGTGGCGGCGACGGTCACCGAGGGGGAGCTGGACCGGCTGGAGGCGGTGGTGTCCCGGATGGAGGTGGCGGGGCGGGCCGGGCGCGCCTTTCCCGACCTGGACCGTGAGTTCCATGAGCTGCTGTACGCCTCGCTCGGCAACGACCTCGTGCCGCAGCTGTTGGCCGCGTTCTGGACGGTCTTCCGGCGGGTGTCCGGGGCGCGGGGGCGGCCCGACGATCCGTCTCCCGATCTCACCGCCCGTTGGCACCGGGACATCGTGACGGCCCTGCGGGCGCGGGACGTGGAGGGGGCGCAGCGGGCGATGACGGTTCACTTCCGCGGGATCGCTGCGCGGGCGGGGCAGGGGTCGAGGGGGGTCGGGTGA